The following are from one region of the Carassius auratus strain Wakin chromosome 13, ASM336829v1, whole genome shotgun sequence genome:
- the LOC113112517 gene encoding isthmin-1-like, which produces MLRLAAELLLLLVLILLTLHITVLRSSPLQHGNDTVSSEQDSRLAENNVNAESSSSVKLGLGDKQSRVPHIPASQPWVQSHGTGGSLQRDGPGAFLLDLQKFPDLSKADINGQNPNIQVTIEVVDSLERLEPEKGIRKENKPGRATPNWRNWWQHSSSSSSSSASTPKGPDEQDYPYESNTEDSNFVKPLGDWERRGSAGTGSRSQTEYDYIDGDGDWSGWAPCSVSCGNGNQKRTRSCGYACTATESRTCDMPSCPGIEDAFKTAATEVSLLAGTEEFNATELFGVDTDSCERWMNCKSEFLKKYMSKVANDLPSCPCFYPTEVAYSTADLHDATTKRKFRWKDASGPKEKLEIYKPTARYCIRSMLTLESTTLAAQHCCYDDSMKLITRGKGAGTPNLISTEFSADLHYKVDILPWIICKGDWSRYNQARTPNNGQKCAENPQDEDYYKQFEEAREF; this is translated from the exons AATAATGTCAATGCAGAAAGCAGTTCCTCAGTTAAGTTGGGACTGGGTGACAAACAGTCCCGGGTGCCTCATATTCCAGCGTCTCAGCCCTGGGTTCAGAGTCACGGGACAGGGGGCAGCCTGCAGAGAGATGGACCAGGGGCTTTTCTGCTGGACCTGCAGAAGTTCCCTGATCTTTCCAAAGCTGATATAAATGGGCAAAACCCCAATATTCAG GTTACCATAGAAGTGGTGGACAGCCTGGAACGTTTGGAGCCAGAAAAGGGAATACGCAAAGAAAACAAGCCTGGCAGGGCAACTCCTAACTGGAGGAACTGGTGGCAGCACTCGTCTTCTTCGTCCTCATCTTCCGCGTCCACCCCAAAAGGGCCCGACGAACAGGATTACCCCTACGAGAGCAACACGGAGGACAGCAACTTCGTCAAACCGCTTGGAGACTGGGAGCGCAGAGGGTCTGCTGGCACAGGGAGCAGATCCCAGACTGAATACG ACTACATAGACGGGGACGGTGACTGGAGTGGTTGGGCGCCATGCAGCGTATCCTGCGGAAACGGCAACCAGAAGCGGACCAGATCATGCGGCTATGCCTGCACAGCCACAGAGTCACGGACATGTGACATGCCCAGCTGCCCAG GTATTGAAGATGCTTTCAAGACAGCAGCGACAGAAGTCAGCCTTCTCGCTGGCACTGAAGAGTTTAATGCAACTGAGCTCTTTGGAGTTG ATACAGACAGTTGTGAACGTTGGATGAACTGCAAGAGTGAGTTCCTCAAGAAATACATGAGCAAAGTGGCCAACGACCTGCCCAGTTGCCCCTGCTTTTACCCAACAGAGGTGGCCTACAGCACCGCAGATCTCCACGACGCCACCACAAAGCGCAAGTTCCGCTGGAAGGACGCCAGCGGACCAAAGGAGAAGCTGGAGATCTACAAACCCACTGCTCGCTATTGCATCCGCTCCATGCTAACGCTGGAATCCACCACACTGGCAGCCCAGCACTGCTGCTACGACGACAGCATGAAGCTCATCACACGAGGCAAAGGAGCCGGAACGCCCAACCTCATCAGCACAGAGTTCTCCGCTGACCTGCATTACAAAGTGGACATCCTACCATGGATCATCTGCAAAGGTGACTGGAGCCGCTACAACCAGGCTCGAACTCCTAATAACGGACAGAAATGTGCAGAGAACCCTCAGGATGAGGACTACTACAAACAGTTTGAGGAGGCCAGAGAGTTTTGA